A genomic stretch from Anoplopoma fimbria isolate UVic2021 breed Golden Eagle Sablefish chromosome 8, Afim_UVic_2022, whole genome shotgun sequence includes:
- the uhrf1 gene encoding LOW QUALITY PROTEIN: E3 ubiquitin-protein ligase UHRF1 (The sequence of the model RefSeq protein was modified relative to this genomic sequence to represent the inferred CDS: inserted 2 bases in 1 codon): MKVLKNNSLINLQQGIELVVQALLTSYLXGKPVRYSVNVNFLFSLGRTNRAAAMWIQVRTMDGKETHRVDSLSKLTKVDDLRLKISELFKVEPERQRLFYRGKQMEDGHTIFDYNVGLNDIVQLLVRQKMPAVDVIKSKDKEAELSDSDSGCGSTQSESDKSSTHGEVEVQTAGTSAQTNTPEFVDPGFGFYKINELVDARDLNMGAWFEAQIVNVTKTTKTPKEEAAEAQPAEEEILYHVKYEDYPENGVIQLLAKDVRPRARTVYQWHQLEPGMVIMVNYNPDDPKERGYWYDAKIQRKRETRTVREIYAKIILGDAGDALNDCRIMFLTEIYKIEEVGSLGDTPAGSESPLKRSNGPECKHCKDDPKKNCQWCNCHICGIKQDPDKQLLCDECDMAFHIYCLNPPLTTIPEDEDWYCPGCRNDASEVVLAGEKLKESKKKSKMASASSSSQRDWGKGMACVGRTKQCTIVPSNHYGPIPGVPVGSLWKFRVQVSESGVHRPHVAGIHGRSNDGAYSLVLAGGYEDDVDDGNEFTYTGSGGRDLSGNKRTAEQSCDQTLTHMNRAVALNCNVPVNDKNGAESKSWKEGKPVRVVRSCKGRKHSKYSPEEGNRYDGIYKVVKYWPAKGKSGFLVWRYLLKRDDDEPAPWTRDGKERIKKLGLTMQYPAGYQKEKENKNEVEEEAATPSKAKRKRKSQGSESSKTPPGRTPKKIKLEVYKLTQEQKSFIKNDKLNKKVWDEAMESLSLGPKFLNKVQEVFLCICCQEVVYQPVTTECHHNVCRECLQRSFRADVYTCPACRHDLGKNYSMTINKSLQDILNQFFPGYSSGR, translated from the exons ATGAAAGTCTTGAAGAATAACTCATTGATCAATCTCCAACAAGGCATAGAGTTGGTCGTACAAGCCTTACTCACAAGTTATTT CGGAAAACCTGTGCGGTACTCCGTAAACGTCAATTTCTTGTTTTCGCTTGGACGAACAAACAG GGCAGCTGCAATGTGGATTCAGGTGCGCACAATGGATGGGAAGGAAACCCACCGGGTGGATTCCTTGTCAAAACTCACCAAGGTGGATGACCTGCGTCTCAAAATCTCAGAGCTCTTCAAGGTGGAGCCAGAGAGGCAGAGGCTGTTTTACCGTGGCAAGCAG ATGGAGGACGGCCATACCATATTCGACTACAACGTTGGTCTAAATGACATAGTGCAGCTGCTTGTTAGGCAGAAGATGCCTGCTGTTGATGTCATCAAAAGCAAGGACAAAGAAGCCGAGCTTTCTGACTCTGATTCTGGTTGTGGCTCAACCCAGAGTGAGTCTGACAAGAGCTCAACTCATGGTGAGGTAGAAGTTCAGACAGCCGGCACCTCCGCTCAGACAAACACCCCAGAGTTCGTCGATCCGGGGTTCGGATTTTACAAG aTCAATGAGCTGGTGGATGCGAGGGACTTGAACATGGGGGCTTGGTTTGAGGCCCAGATCGTGAACGTTACTAAGACAACAAAGACTCCTAAAGAGGAGGCCGCTGAAGCACAGccagcagaggaggagatcCTGTACCATGTTAAATATGAAGA CTACCCAGAGAACGGAGTCATTCAGTTGCTGGCTAAAGATGTTCGCCCGCGGGCCCGAACGGTGTACCAGTGGCACCAGCTGGAGCCAGGAATGGTCATTATGGTCAACTACAACCCAGACGACCCCAAGGAGCGAGGTTACTGGTACGACGCTAAGAtccagaggaagagggagacgCGCACCGTGCGAGAGATCTACGCCAAGATTATCCTTGG GGATGCTGGCGACGCTCTTAATGATTGCCGGATCATGTTCCTGACTGAAATCTATAAAATCGAGGAGGTTGGTTCTCTGGGTGACACCCCAGCTGGATCTGAGAGTCCGTTAAAAA GATCAAACGGACCAGAGTGCAAGCACTGTAAGGATGATCCCAAGAAAAACTGTCAGTGGTGTAACTGCCATATCTGTGGCATCAAGCAGGATCCTGACAAACAGTTGCTGTGTGATGAGTGTGACATGGCCTTTCACATTTACTGCCTGAACCCTCCGCTCACCACCATCCCTGAAGACGAGGACTG GTATTGCCCAGGTTGCCGTAATGACGCCAGTGAGGTTGTGTTGGCTGGAGAGAAGCTGAAGGAAAGCAAGAAGAAATCTAAGATGGCTTCTGCCAGCTCCTCAAGCCAGAGGGACTGGGGCAAG GGTATGGCCTGTGTTGGTCGAACCAAGCAGTGCACCATTGTCCCGTCCAACCATTATGGACCAATCCCTGGTGTCCCCGTCGGCTCCCTGTGGAAGTTCAGAGTGCAG GTCAGTGAATCTGGCGTCCACAGGCCTCATGTAGCTGGGATTCACGGCAGAAGCAATGATGGTGCCTACTCTCTGGTGCTGGCAGGAGGATATGAGGATGATGTg GATGATGGTAATGAGTTCACTTACACTGGCTCTGGGGGACGAGATCTTTCTGGAAACAAGAGGACTGCTGAGCAGTCGTGTGACCAGACACTTACCCACATGAACCG GGCGGTGGCTCTCAACTGCAACGTCCCTGTCAACGACAAAAATGGAGCGGAGTCCAAGAGCTGGAAGGAAGGCAAACCAGTTCGAGTTGTGCGCAGCTGCAAGGGCCGCAAGCACAGTAAATACTCCCCCGAGGAAGGAAACAGATATGATGGGATATATAAG GTGGTGAAGTACTGGCCAGCCAAGGGTAAGTCTGGCTTCTTGGTCTGGCGGTATCTGCTGAAGCGTGATGATGATGAGCCGGCTCCATGGACCAGAGATGGCAAGGAACGCATTAAGAAGCTCGGTCTCACCATGCAG TATCCTGCTGGCTatcagaaagagaaagagaacaaaaatGAAGTGGAGGAAGAGGCGGCGACACCCAGCAaggcaaagaggaagagaaaatcTCAGGGCAGTG AGTCCTCAAAAACCCCACCAGGCAGGACTCCTAAGAAAATTAAGTTAGAAGTGTACAAGCTTACCCAGGAGCAGAAATCCTTCATCAAGAATGACAAGCTAAACAAGAAGGTGTGGGATGAAGCCATGGAGTCACTGTCTCTTGGACCG aaATTCTTGAACAAAGTTCAAGAGGTTTTCCTCTGCATTTGCTGCCAAGAAGTGGTTTATCAGCCCGTTACCACAGAGTGCCATCACAATGTTTGCAGG GAATGCCTCCAGCGGTCCTTCAGAGCAGATGTGTACACCTGCCCGGCCTGCAGGCACGATCTGGGCAAAAACTACTCCATGACCATCAACAAATCCCTGCAAGATATTCTAAATCAGTTTTTCCCAGGGTACAGCAGTGGCCGATGA